In Planctomicrobium piriforme, the following proteins share a genomic window:
- a CDS encoding tetratricopeptide repeat protein: MQNDIDSAEMTLYQSLPLQASDAVSFTKLLCELPFESASIEPCTWAHPLRFRFTELSALDGSVIRSGRHGRFDGDMLALDDDCLPASSIAHELVRNRLLMLFIVDESSPAEPVCRILQLPGRRIAWNLKLALEVARSARFARQHRDELVLRGEVENYREAHCPVCHATLVLTGMPSSPQVYCAYCDSLMTFAADHALARYERPLRLCDDCGRFSRPQRFTVFYWYFLVIESGLRAKTAWRCPACMRRQAWTMLLGNLPFVIGVPGALWQLARAYLASNPSGPFRELESGNRNARAGKVTSALNAYRLVLERLGCSAGVKYNLAQVFMARGDRHRATEAMEHTLSDCANYDPAFEQLRRLYRQLGMQAELEELEAAWSATRGETSTSV; the protein is encoded by the coding sequence ATGCAGAATGACATCGATTCAGCGGAAATGACGCTGTATCAGTCGCTGCCGCTGCAGGCATCGGATGCCGTTTCGTTCACCAAGCTGTTGTGTGAACTGCCGTTTGAAAGTGCGTCCATCGAGCCGTGTACCTGGGCCCATCCGCTGCGTTTTCGTTTTACTGAACTCAGCGCGCTCGATGGCAGCGTCATCCGCAGCGGTCGTCACGGTCGCTTCGACGGCGACATGCTGGCCCTGGATGATGATTGCCTTCCCGCTTCAAGCATTGCTCATGAACTGGTCCGTAATCGCTTGCTGATGCTGTTCATTGTCGATGAAAGTTCTCCTGCCGAGCCGGTGTGCCGCATCCTCCAACTGCCCGGCCGCCGCATTGCGTGGAACCTGAAGCTGGCGCTCGAAGTGGCCCGTAGTGCGAGATTCGCCAGGCAGCACCGTGATGAACTCGTGCTTCGCGGCGAAGTGGAAAATTATCGCGAAGCACACTGCCCGGTCTGTCACGCCACGCTGGTTCTCACCGGCATGCCATCGAGTCCTCAGGTGTACTGCGCCTATTGCGATTCGTTGATGACGTTCGCCGCCGATCACGCGCTCGCCCGCTACGAACGTCCGCTGCGGCTTTGTGATGACTGCGGGCGTTTCAGCCGCCCTCAACGCTTCACCGTGTTCTACTGGTATTTTCTCGTGATCGAGTCCGGGCTAAGGGCGAAAACCGCCTGGCGGTGCCCGGCCTGTATGCGGCGACAGGCCTGGACCATGCTGCTGGGCAACTTGCCCTTTGTCATCGGGGTGCCGGGCGCCTTGTGGCAACTGGCTCGGGCGTACCTGGCATCGAATCCCTCGGGACCATTCCGCGAACTCGAAAGCGGGAACCGCAACGCCAGAGCCGGGAAAGTCACGAGCGCCCTGAACGCCTACCGATTGGTGCTGGAGCGGCTCGGCTGCTCGGCAGGGGTGAAATACAATCTGGCGCAAGTCTTCATGGCCCGCGGCGACCGGCATCGCGCGACAGAAGCAATGGAACACACACTTTCAGACTGCGCCAATTACGACCCCGCCTTTGAGCAACTACGCCGACTCTATCGGCAACTGGGGATGCAGGCGGAACTGGAGGAACTGGAAGCAGCCTGGAGTGCTACACGCGGGGAGACGTCGACATCTGTCTAG
- the cutA gene encoding divalent-cation tolerance protein CutA, which yields MEIATLYVTAPHRESALSIARQLVENRLIACANIVEGVTSVYRWEDQIQTDAEVILLLKTRVDLIETVTEQIRSLHPYDCPCIVAWKSVGGNEPYLKWVETETGPLPPDLA from the coding sequence ATGGAGATCGCGACGCTGTATGTGACGGCCCCCCATCGGGAGTCGGCCCTTTCCATCGCACGCCAACTGGTTGAAAACCGCTTGATCGCCTGCGCAAACATTGTTGAGGGAGTGACTTCCGTCTACCGCTGGGAGGACCAGATCCAGACCGATGCCGAAGTGATCCTCCTCCTGAAAACACGAGTCGACCTGATCGAAACAGTTACCGAACAGATTCGGTCACTCCATCCCTATGACTGTCCTTGCATCGTCGCCTGGAAATCCGTCGGAGGAAACGAGCCGTATTTGAAGTGGGTAGAAACCGAAACCGGCCCCCTGCCGCCTGACTTGGCCTGA
- a CDS encoding 50S ribosomal protein L25, with product MSHIVKVTGKSRDKLGTATARRIRQQGLVPCNVYGHKQDAASIVMDADMVNSLVRSGARVVDLDVGGKSEKALIKDVQWDTFSSYIMHVDFLRVDVDERVKIDVPLQLKGTAPGVAAGGVLEIPHHHVTIECLAIEVPDFILVRVAHLNVGDAVHVSDLQDLPEGVKVLNAPEMVLVHVIEPKVVLEPVVAPEAAAAAPAAGAAAPAGGKAAAPAGKAAAPAGKAAAPAGKK from the coding sequence ATGTCGCACATCGTCAAAGTGACCGGCAAGTCCCGCGACAAGTTGGGAACCGCCACCGCCCGCCGCATTCGGCAGCAAGGGCTGGTGCCGTGTAATGTTTACGGCCACAAGCAGGATGCCGCGTCGATCGTCATGGACGCCGACATGGTCAACAGCCTTGTTCGCAGCGGTGCCCGCGTTGTCGATCTCGATGTCGGCGGCAAATCCGAAAAAGCATTGATTAAAGATGTCCAGTGGGACACTTTCAGTTCGTACATCATGCATGTCGATTTTCTGCGAGTCGATGTCGACGAACGCGTGAAAATTGACGTTCCGCTGCAGCTCAAGGGGACCGCGCCGGGCGTTGCCGCCGGGGGCGTGCTGGAAATTCCGCACCACCACGTCACTATTGAGTGCCTGGCGATCGAGGTGCCGGATTTTATTCTGGTGCGGGTCGCACATCTGAATGTCGGCGACGCGGTGCATGTGTCTGACCTGCAGGATCTCCCGGAAGGCGTCAAAGTGCTGAATGCACCGGAAATGGTGCTCGTGCATGTGATTGAGCCGAAAGTGGTTCTGGAGCCTGTTGTGGCTCCAGAAGCGGCTGCGGCTGCTCCCGCGGCTGGTGCTGCTGCACCGGCTGGCGGAAAGGCGGCGGCCCCGGCTGGAAAAGCTGCAGCTCCCGCTGGCAAAGCAGCGGCCCCGGCTGGCAAGAAGTAA
- the pth gene encoding aminoacyl-tRNA hydrolase has protein sequence MKIVAGLGNPGRKYSGTRHNVGFEVVSELGKRFSAESWRNRFESEATEIQIAGERVLLLAPQTFMNLSGRSIKNAVDFYKSPLSELLVICDDLNLDVGRLRLRASGTAGGQKGLKNTIDQLGTTEFARLRVGIGRPDPGQDTVSFVLQTFTKAERETMIEAVDRAASATETWVRDGLAAAMNVFNRADDSAR, from the coding sequence TTGAAAATCGTCGCTGGGTTGGGTAATCCTGGGCGGAAATACTCCGGCACGCGTCACAATGTGGGATTTGAAGTCGTTTCCGAACTGGGGAAACGGTTCTCGGCGGAAAGCTGGCGGAACCGTTTCGAGTCCGAGGCGACAGAGATTCAGATTGCTGGGGAACGAGTCCTGTTGCTCGCACCCCAGACCTTTATGAATCTCAGCGGACGCAGCATTAAGAATGCGGTCGATTTTTATAAGTCGCCGCTTTCGGAGCTGCTGGTGATTTGCGATGATTTGAACCTCGATGTCGGACGGCTGCGATTGCGGGCGTCGGGCACCGCGGGAGGCCAGAAGGGCCTCAAAAATACCATCGACCAGTTGGGAACGACCGAATTTGCCCGCCTGCGGGTGGGGATCGGCCGGCCCGATCCAGGTCAGGATACAGTAAGTTTCGTCCTGCAGACGTTTACGAAAGCAGAACGCGAAACGATGATTGAAGCAGTCGACCGGGCTGCGTCCGCTACGGAAACGTGGGTGCGAGACGGACTGGCGGCAGCGATGAATGTGTTTAATCGTGCGGATGATTCCGCCCGTTAA
- the rpsF gene encoding 30S ribosomal protein S6, whose protein sequence is MAERMYECMFLLDSGRYAQDPTGTEDTVKEYLTRCNAVLVASAPWQEGKLAYDIDGHRKGLHYLTYFKMDGSQVELLTRTCKLSDLVIRHLIIEHEEQLFELMTKQLADGGAHREEEPAAAAE, encoded by the coding sequence TTGGCTGAGCGGATGTACGAGTGCATGTTTCTGCTGGATAGCGGTCGCTACGCCCAGGATCCGACGGGAACCGAAGACACCGTCAAGGAATACCTGACCCGCTGCAATGCAGTACTGGTCGCCAGCGCACCCTGGCAGGAAGGCAAGCTGGCCTACGACATCGATGGTCACCGCAAAGGCCTGCACTACCTGACTTATTTCAAGATGGACGGCTCGCAAGTCGAGCTGCTCACCCGGACCTGCAAGCTCAGCGATCTGGTGATTCGTCACCTGATCATCGAGCACGAAGAACAACTGTTCGAACTGATGACCAAGCAGCTCGCCGATGGCGGTGCTCATCGGGAAGAAGAACCGGCCGCAGCGGCCGAATAG
- a CDS encoding single-stranded DNA-binding protein — MASYNKVILVGNLTRDPEVKYTTGGTAVAELGLAVNRTWFDQKSNERKEETTFIDVTLWGRQAEVAGEYLTKGRSVLIEGRLQLDSWDDRETGKKRSKLKVIGEAMQMLGGRGEGGGGGGAPSGGAGRQAARSGGSASQDSAESFYDSPPRGGGSSGGGDEDVPF, encoded by the coding sequence ATGGCCAGTTACAACAAAGTGATCCTTGTCGGAAACCTCACCCGTGATCCGGAAGTGAAGTACACGACCGGCGGCACGGCCGTCGCCGAGTTGGGCCTGGCTGTGAACCGCACCTGGTTCGACCAGAAATCGAACGAGCGCAAGGAAGAAACCACGTTTATCGACGTCACCTTGTGGGGACGCCAGGCCGAAGTGGCCGGCGAGTACCTGACCAAGGGGCGGTCGGTGTTGATTGAAGGGCGTCTCCAGCTCGATAGCTGGGACGACCGCGAGACTGGCAAAAAGCGTTCGAAGCTGAAAGTCATCGGCGAAGCAATGCAGATGCTGGGCGGACGCGGAGAAGGCGGCGGTGGAGGAGGGGCTCCCAGCGGCGGCGCAGGCCGTCAGGCAGCCCGCAGCGGCGGTTCGGCCTCGCAGGATTCCGCCGAATCCTTCTATGATTCGCCTCCACGAGGCGGCGGCAGCAGCGGCGGCGGTGATGAAGACGTCCCTTTCTAG
- the rplI gene encoding 50S ribosomal protein L9, giving the protein MVVKRKHGQRIRSVDRKGGIELLLAEAVPNLGNQGEIVRVKPGYARNYLVPMGLATVATEANKQMVERHRKRQDEMAVARRKELQQMADKLKSYSVTLEAHATDDGHLYGSIGPADISKALKKANYAVEPSQVKTEGAIKSLGMYTIGVELADGVSTEIKVWVVPTAAIK; this is encoded by the coding sequence ATGGTCGTCAAACGCAAGCATGGACAGCGGATCCGCTCGGTTGATCGCAAGGGCGGAATTGAACTGCTCCTCGCCGAAGCCGTTCCCAACCTGGGAAATCAGGGCGAGATCGTTCGCGTGAAGCCGGGCTATGCCCGTAACTATCTCGTGCCGATGGGTCTGGCGACCGTCGCCACCGAAGCCAACAAGCAGATGGTCGAACGGCATCGCAAACGCCAGGACGAAATGGCGGTTGCCCGTCGTAAAGAGCTGCAGCAGATGGCGGACAAGCTGAAGTCCTACAGCGTGACGCTCGAAGCCCATGCCACCGACGACGGCCACTTGTACGGCTCGATCGGCCCGGCCGATATCAGCAAGGCCCTCAAGAAGGCCAACTACGCTGTCGAACCGTCGCAGGTGAAGACGGAAGGGGCCATCAAGAGCCTGGGCATGTACACCATCGGCGTCGAACTCGCCGATGGCGTCAGCACCGAAATCAAGGTCTGGGTCGTTCCGACGGCTGCGATCAAGTAG
- the dnaB gene encoding replicative DNA helicase — MAMQGEVERLGKVPPQDLLAEQSVLGAMLLSSEAYDEAIQHIQAPCFYSDSNRRIFQCVHEMYEKGVRAIDVVTLSHELKKRGDYEEIGGAPYLNEVMGSVPHAAHAGYYAKIVREKFLLRSLIEVCERCLKDTYQQDEDVEDLLSRTEKRLFAILEQMENVDSIAIDDILNATFQRIFERMDREESVSGLPTGLHGLDEYTSGFQPTELIVLAARPSMGKTALVCNFALAVAKANRGVLLFSLEQSKTELAERLLCIQARVSGHKLRKGELGEFEQHTLMEAADKMRQWSIYIDDTAGRTMSQIAAIARRLKRRDKLDIVIIDYLQLIESEDPKIPREQQISSITRRLKFLAKDLSIPVIALAQLNRGVEQREDKRPRLSDLRESGAIEQDADIVMFLHRPEAYDPEDRPGEADLIVAKNRHGPIGTVDLVWLREMLTFGDKSPITIDVN, encoded by the coding sequence ATGGCGATGCAAGGCGAAGTCGAACGGCTGGGGAAAGTTCCCCCTCAGGATCTGCTGGCCGAGCAAAGCGTGCTGGGCGCGATGCTGCTCTCCAGCGAAGCCTACGACGAGGCCATTCAGCACATTCAGGCTCCCTGCTTTTACAGCGATTCGAACCGCCGTATTTTTCAGTGCGTCCATGAGATGTACGAAAAAGGGGTACGGGCGATCGACGTCGTCACGCTGTCTCACGAACTCAAAAAGCGGGGCGACTACGAAGAGATCGGCGGAGCGCCCTATCTGAACGAGGTGATGGGCTCGGTTCCGCATGCGGCCCACGCCGGTTACTACGCCAAAATCGTTCGCGAGAAGTTCCTGCTCCGCAGCCTGATCGAAGTTTGCGAACGCTGCCTGAAGGATACCTACCAGCAGGATGAAGATGTCGAAGACCTGCTGAGCCGGACCGAAAAGCGGCTCTTCGCCATTCTCGAACAGATGGAGAACGTCGATTCGATCGCCATCGACGACATCCTCAACGCCACGTTCCAGCGGATCTTCGAACGCATGGACCGCGAAGAGTCGGTCAGCGGTCTGCCCACCGGCCTTCATGGGCTGGATGAATACACATCTGGTTTTCAGCCCACTGAACTCATCGTGCTGGCCGCTCGTCCCTCGATGGGCAAGACTGCTCTTGTTTGTAACTTTGCACTGGCGGTCGCAAAGGCCAATCGCGGCGTACTCCTCTTCAGCCTCGAACAATCCAAGACCGAACTCGCGGAACGCCTGCTTTGCATCCAGGCCAGGGTCAGCGGCCACAAGCTCCGCAAAGGGGAACTCGGAGAGTTCGAACAACACACCCTGATGGAAGCGGCTGACAAAATGCGGCAATGGTCGATCTATATCGACGATACCGCCGGTCGCACGATGTCACAAATTGCCGCCATCGCCCGTCGCCTGAAGCGCCGCGACAAACTCGATATCGTCATCATCGACTACTTGCAGCTCATCGAATCGGAAGACCCCAAGATCCCCCGCGAACAGCAGATTTCATCGATCACGCGTCGACTGAAGTTTCTCGCCAAAGACCTGAGTATCCCCGTGATTGCTTTGGCCCAGCTCAACCGCGGCGTCGAACAACGGGAAGATAAGCGTCCCCGTCTGTCCGACCTGCGAGAATCAGGCGCCATCGAGCAGGACGCCGACATTGTGATGTTCCTGCACCGCCCCGAGGCATATGACCCCGAAGACAGGCCGGGTGAAGCCGACCTGATCGTGGCCAAAAACCGCCACGGTCCGATCGGGACCGTCGATCTGGTCTGGCTCCGTGAAATGCTGACCTTTGGCGACAAGAGCCCGATCACGATTGATGTGAATTAG
- a CDS encoding M28 family peptidase, whose protein sequence is MSETSEKTALAAMLRQHVDRLAGLIGPRHLGKPSTMAATQTLIENELTQAGYIVTKETYLALAQPVFNLIVELPGTRRPDEILVVGAHYDTVSTTPGADDNASAVAVLIEVAKRLQGKRFQRTVRLIALACEEPPHYHLGEMGSQIHARGCRERNEKVVGMLALEMLGYFRDEPGSQQIPKTIPKLIRWFIPTKANFVAAVGNLSSCRLLWKFRRGFKRSTKLPLLSLALPEKIEEIRRSDNSSFWDQGYPALMITDTSFLRNPHYHQPTDTPDTLDYERMAEVVPGVCGAIVAIAGG, encoded by the coding sequence ATGTCCGAGACATCGGAAAAAACGGCTCTGGCGGCAATGCTGCGGCAGCATGTCGATCGATTGGCCGGCCTGATCGGGCCGCGGCACCTGGGGAAGCCTTCGACAATGGCGGCCACGCAGACGTTGATCGAAAACGAACTGACGCAGGCCGGGTATATCGTCACGAAGGAAACCTACCTGGCACTCGCGCAGCCGGTGTTCAATCTGATTGTCGAACTGCCGGGGACGAGACGCCCGGACGAGATTCTGGTGGTTGGCGCCCATTACGACACCGTGTCGACCACACCGGGCGCCGACGACAACGCTTCGGCCGTGGCGGTCTTGATCGAGGTGGCGAAGCGGCTGCAAGGAAAACGCTTCCAGAGGACCGTGCGGCTGATTGCTTTGGCCTGTGAAGAGCCGCCGCATTATCACCTCGGCGAGATGGGAAGCCAGATTCACGCGCGAGGCTGCCGCGAACGGAACGAGAAGGTGGTCGGGATGCTGGCGCTCGAGATGCTCGGTTATTTCCGTGACGAGCCAGGCAGCCAGCAGATTCCCAAAACGATCCCCAAACTCATCCGCTGGTTCATTCCAACGAAGGCCAACTTTGTGGCCGCAGTTGGCAATCTAAGTTCCTGCCGTCTGCTCTGGAAATTCCGCCGCGGCTTCAAACGTTCGACGAAACTGCCGCTCCTGAGTCTCGCCTTACCTGAGAAGATCGAAGAGATCCGACGTTCCGACAACAGCTCATTCTGGGACCAGGGCTACCCCGCGCTGATGATCACCGACACCAGCTTCCTGCGCAACCCGCACTACCACCAGCCGACGGATACTCCCGACACGCTCGACTACGAGCGAATGGCAGAGGTGGTGCCGGGCGTGTGCGGAGCGATTGTGGCAATTGCTGGGGGATAA
- a CDS encoding YitT family protein produces MLFATLVSVLLGACLFGAILVRIARRGDRLALACCLLSALPMCWVMFHFVRMPLDRLLVEWLTPQSGVLTALRLMYAPMTEEPAKLWILLIPWVRKQIRRDNLAAFALALGLGFALGEMVTVAQLVAIKDPRVLQMPWYELSGFILERNLTCLIHSGMTGIALVIWRCGPGMFVGLPTAMLAHFLVNLPIALAGWASLGRNHPFFAIALLYWVVLCYLLSLVFLAWLHTGSVKKLGLFMFGRAKCPTCGAVFDRRLKFAVNFGFNLRYERCPMCGKWNWTRREPSTPDAAMASDSVEKELY; encoded by the coding sequence ATGCTCTTCGCAACGCTGGTCTCTGTGCTGCTTGGAGCCTGCTTGTTTGGCGCGATTCTCGTACGGATCGCGCGGCGTGGGGATCGACTGGCTCTCGCTTGCTGTCTGCTCTCCGCACTGCCGATGTGCTGGGTGATGTTTCACTTTGTCCGCATGCCGCTGGATCGGCTGCTGGTGGAATGGTTGACGCCGCAGTCAGGCGTCCTCACGGCATTGCGGCTGATGTATGCCCCGATGACGGAAGAGCCGGCCAAGCTCTGGATTCTGCTGATTCCCTGGGTGCGGAAGCAGATTCGCCGCGACAATCTGGCGGCATTCGCATTAGCGCTGGGACTGGGGTTCGCTCTGGGTGAGATGGTGACCGTCGCCCAACTGGTGGCGATCAAAGATCCGCGCGTGCTGCAGATGCCCTGGTATGAACTGAGCGGATTCATCCTCGAACGCAATCTTACCTGCTTGATTCACTCAGGGATGACAGGCATTGCGCTCGTCATCTGGCGCTGCGGGCCGGGCATGTTCGTGGGACTGCCGACGGCGATGCTCGCCCATTTTCTGGTGAACCTGCCGATCGCGCTGGCGGGCTGGGCATCGCTGGGACGCAATCACCCCTTTTTCGCGATTGCTTTACTCTACTGGGTAGTGCTTTGCTATTTGCTTTCACTCGTGTTTCTGGCTTGGCTCCATACTGGATCTGTCAAAAAGCTTGGACTGTTCATGTTTGGTCGGGCGAAATGCCCTACTTGTGGCGCAGTGTTTGATCGACGTCTCAAATTCGCTGTGAACTTCGGTTTCAATCTTCGCTATGAACGCTGCCCGATGTGTGGGAAATGGAACTGGACCCGGCGAGAGCCGTCTACGCCTGATGCAGCGATGGCGAGTGACAGCGTCGAGAAGGAACTTTATTGA
- a CDS encoding DUF6800 family protein, whose protein sequence is MGRTERSREIARRRARTVKVKKLRARFAAAKTDAEKTALTEKLSRVSPFATFS, encoded by the coding sequence ATGGGACGTACCGAAAGAAGTCGTGAAATTGCTCGCCGCCGCGCTCGCACCGTGAAGGTGAAGAAGCTGCGTGCCCGGTTCGCCGCTGCCAAGACGGACGCTGAAAAGACCGCCTTGACCGAAAAGCTGAGCCGCGTGAGCCCCTTCGCGACATTCAGCTAA
- a CDS encoding NIPSNAP family protein — MLVLRSAALLAVCLTWGLWTAVSTARAADAEPVYELRVYTCEPGKLPALEERFRDHTMRLFEKHGMKNLAYWEPLDGPEAETTLIYILEHASRDAATKSWAAFRADPEWKQVAAASEQNHGKILAKPPTATFMAKTDYSPAIGLPVADKVYELRTYTAAEGKLDALNTRFRDYTVRLFDKYGMPSYGYWVPLDPPQSGDTLLYFLEHTSRDSAAASFKAFAADPEWKQAFTESQKNGSLTAKKPESQFLKLVDFSPRK, encoded by the coding sequence TTGCTGGTCCTTCGTTCTGCTGCGCTGTTGGCGGTGTGCTTGACCTGGGGGCTCTGGACGGCAGTATCAACTGCTCGTGCCGCGGATGCCGAGCCGGTCTACGAGTTGCGAGTCTACACCTGTGAGCCCGGCAAGTTGCCTGCCCTGGAAGAACGCTTTCGCGACCACACCATGCGGCTGTTCGAAAAGCATGGGATGAAGAACCTGGCTTATTGGGAACCGCTCGACGGTCCCGAAGCCGAGACCACCCTCATCTACATTCTCGAACACGCCAGCCGCGATGCCGCAACAAAATCCTGGGCCGCGTTCCGCGCCGACCCGGAATGGAAACAGGTGGCCGCTGCCAGCGAGCAGAACCACGGCAAGATCCTCGCCAAGCCCCCGACCGCCACATTTATGGCGAAAACCGATTACTCACCCGCCATAGGTCTGCCTGTTGCAGACAAGGTTTACGAACTTCGTACCTATACGGCTGCCGAAGGCAAACTCGACGCTCTGAACACTCGTTTCCGCGACTACACCGTGCGGCTCTTCGACAAGTACGGCATGCCGTCATACGGCTACTGGGTTCCGCTCGATCCCCCACAGTCCGGCGACACGTTGCTCTACTTCCTCGAACACACCAGTCGCGATTCCGCTGCCGCATCCTTCAAAGCCTTCGCCGCTGACCCTGAGTGGAAACAGGCGTTTACCGAGTCCCAGAAAAACGGCTCGCTGACGGCCAAAAAGCCTGAGTCCCAGTTCCTCAAACTGGTCGACTTCTCTCCGCGCAAATGA
- a CDS encoding FG-GAP repeat domain-containing protein, with amino-acid sequence MRHLFQRGNNMRGVWLIVAVFSATALKAEMRFTEQVIDPQIGKVCYAVTLADVNGDGRQDVVAVSENRVLWYENPSWSPRVIIADQTVTDNVCIAPYDIDGDGQIDFAVGAGWMGKNTGTIQWVRRGASLDEKWTVYPIGAEPSLHRMRFADVLGTGRPQLVISPLNASQGTGVRLMAFEIPRDPAKDRWPETVLNQDLNRMHNHWHVDFNGDGLTDTITSAREGVHLVAKDKEAFTATKLGVGATAADPNLNGAGEIKSGRLKNGGVFLTSVEPMHGTMLAVYLPPEKPDELWRRIVIDEGFKRGHALWTADMNGDGADEIIFGHSDTPTAFGVNVYTATSEDGSQWTKQVVDAGGMATEDLIVGDLNNDSKPDIIAGGRSTQNVKIYWNGK; translated from the coding sequence ATGCGACACCTGTTTCAGAGAGGGAACAACATGCGCGGCGTCTGGTTGATTGTGGCGGTATTTTCGGCAACAGCGCTGAAAGCAGAAATGCGGTTCACCGAACAGGTGATCGATCCGCAGATTGGCAAAGTCTGCTATGCGGTCACACTGGCGGACGTGAACGGCGATGGCCGGCAGGATGTCGTCGCTGTCAGTGAGAATCGCGTGCTGTGGTACGAGAACCCGAGCTGGTCGCCGCGAGTCATCATTGCCGACCAGACAGTCACCGATAACGTTTGCATCGCTCCTTACGACATCGACGGCGACGGGCAAATCGACTTCGCCGTCGGCGCAGGCTGGATGGGGAAGAACACCGGCACCATTCAATGGGTGCGTCGCGGGGCATCGCTGGATGAGAAGTGGACCGTCTACCCGATCGGGGCGGAGCCTTCATTGCATCGGATGCGATTTGCGGACGTCCTTGGAACCGGCCGCCCGCAACTCGTGATCTCTCCGTTGAATGCCAGCCAGGGAACCGGCGTGCGGCTGATGGCGTTTGAGATCCCCAGAGATCCTGCGAAAGACCGCTGGCCGGAAACGGTGCTGAATCAGGATCTCAACCGCATGCACAATCACTGGCATGTCGACTTTAACGGCGACGGACTGACGGACACCATCACGTCCGCGCGGGAAGGAGTGCATCTCGTTGCGAAAGACAAAGAGGCTTTCACCGCGACGAAACTCGGCGTCGGCGCGACGGCTGCCGACCCGAACTTGAATGGCGCTGGCGAGATCAAATCAGGCCGGTTGAAGAACGGCGGCGTCTTTCTGACGAGCGTCGAACCGATGCACGGCACGATGCTGGCGGTCTATCTGCCGCCGGAGAAGCCAGACGAGTTGTGGCGTCGCATCGTCATCGACGAAGGCTTCAAACGAGGCCATGCGCTGTGGACGGCCGACATGAATGGCGATGGCGCTGACGAGATCATCTTCGGCCACAGCGATACGCCCACGGCCTTTGGAGTGAACGTCTACACGGCGACATCTGAAGACGGCTCGCAATGGACCAAGCAGGTGGTTGATGCCGGCGGAATGGCGACGGAAGACCTGATCGTCGGCGATCTCAACAACGACTCAAAGCCCGACATCATCGCCGGCGGCCGCTCGACTCAGAACGTGAAGATCTATTGGAACGGCAAGTGA
- a CDS encoding endonuclease/exonuclease/phosphatase family protein, translating to MPRGIAFTLCLILSLAPQVSAADPAPLRVMSFNIRYAAAKDGPNAWDLRKDFLIETIHKFNPDLLGTQETEAGQRGFLVQHFSEYGELGVGRDDGQLQGEMMAVFYRKSRFDLVEGGHFWLSETPDVAGSKSWNSAHPRMVTWVLLKDKLGPDQPELYFFNTHFDHISQEARNHGGLILHDRIAAASERAAVIVTGDFNSKEGSEPYTNLFTPHAGQPLLTDAYRAVHPAVGPEEGTANAFNPANITGARIDWIGFTKQFTAKSAEINRVEREGKLPSDHFPIEVVLNWR from the coding sequence ATGCCGAGGGGAATTGCGTTCACACTCTGTCTGATATTGTCACTCGCCCCACAGGTCTCCGCTGCCGACCCCGCGCCGCTCCGGGTGATGAGTTTCAACATTCGATACGCCGCCGCGAAAGACGGCCCCAATGCCTGGGATCTGCGGAAAGACTTCCTCATCGAAACAATTCACAAGTTCAATCCCGATCTGTTGGGAACTCAGGAAACAGAAGCAGGCCAGCGTGGCTTTCTGGTGCAGCACTTTTCGGAATATGGTGAGTTAGGCGTCGGTCGCGATGATGGTCAGTTGCAAGGGGAGATGATGGCGGTCTTCTATCGCAAGAGCCGCTTTGATCTCGTTGAAGGAGGACATTTCTGGCTCAGCGAAACCCCGGATGTCGCCGGCAGCAAGAGCTGGAACAGCGCCCATCCCCGCATGGTCACCTGGGTGCTGCTGAAAGACAAACTCGGGCCCGACCAGCCGGAGCTCTATTTCTTCAACACGCACTTCGACCACATCAGTCAGGAAGCGCGAAATCATGGGGGGCTGATTCTGCACGATCGCATCGCCGCTGCTTCTGAACGTGCCGCCGTGATTGTGACCGGCGACTTCAATTCCAAAGAAGGGAGCGAACCGTACACGAATCTGTTCACCCCGCACGCCGGCCAGCCGCTGCTGACGGACGCCTATCGTGCGGTCCATCCCGCAGTCGGACCAGAAGAAGGGACCGCCAATGCCTTTAATCCAGCCAACATCACCGGCGCCCGCATCGACTGGATCGGATTCACAAAACAGTTCACTGCCAAAAGCGCCGAGATCAACCGAGTGGAACGAGAAGGCAAACTGCCGTCAGACCACTTCCCGATCGAAGTCGTGTTGAACTGGCGATGA